Proteins from one Xenopus tropicalis strain Nigerian chromosome 1, UCB_Xtro_10.0, whole genome shotgun sequence genomic window:
- the LOC105946413 gene encoding vomeronasal type-2 receptor 26, with protein sequence MQPNSGPHVGQLLAKRSDLLLYISYICLSGGAVVEAMAFLELIYLTALYITTCSSKIQTKKPACHLEIIKTYEEYEYMKEGDIMIAGVFTVNTLIVPISYPMDFYNSMLCVGALAKNYRQFVDFLFAIENINKDPVLLPNLTLGYHIYDSCGDPRKAVRSVFQILSGTREPVPNYSCVGKRNIAGFIGDLTSETTVPIAQILNVYGYAQISYGATDPSLSDRHAFPYFFRMVQSDHSHYLALSKLLKYFKWTWIGIIRFNDNSGEKELQLLSSYLSVEGICVEFTIKISNYIENIAVYKMYREIIQKSSTSVIILCGTPSVNFVGTFINMTDVFRTKTLVISSTVAANHNIIDYHLELFHGSLGFVQHAIYSLDSPQMRSFIESLHPLRNPEDKLLEDIWMQYHLCLSEDPNKNDLYERVYAFKLHNCTRQDNITDILSIDSKLHFPPVHFAVHIMSGALHKMQNTSEKSKTGHYYKYKLHHYLKNIQYKTIKNKTNIFNENGELIGEYLIYNYIMDPGAQVIVNYLGLFNPWASSNQKLEIASSKIRWKTNDSKIPRAQCSDNCPPGFRKAPNPGAQTCCYDCVPCPTGDISTTTDSEICTRCPDMEWPNENKNQCIIRNEEFLSYNNYMISVFFSSISVLFFLTTLLILGVFITFRNSPIVRANNRSLSFLLLVSIKLSFLSVFLFLGRPVDITCMLRIITFGITFSIAVSSLLAKTIMVCVAFKATKPGSSWRKWLGVKLSNSVVLFCSSIQIIICMTWLAISPPFQELDIHTSPGTIIIQCNEGSAIGFYSVIGYMGLLAAVSFVLAFLARSLPDSFNEAKYITFSMLLFCSVWITMIPAYLSTKGKNTVCVEIFAILTSSAGLLASIFLPKCYIILLRPEMNMKSVMFGNKTKILFK encoded by the exons ATGCAGCCTAATTCTGGACCCCATGTTGGACAACTACTGGCAAAACGCTCTGATCTACTGCTTTATATTAGTTACATTTGCCTTTCTGGAGGTGCAGTGGTGGAAGCCATGGCTTTCCTGGAGCTGATCTACCTGACAGCCCTGTATATAACAACCTGCAGTTCGAAGATTCAGACCAAGAAACCTGCCTGCCATCTGGAGATCATTAAAACATATGAGGAGTATGAATACATGAAAGAGGGAGATATAATGATTGCAGGGGTGTTTACTGTAAATACCCTGATAGTTCCAATTAGCTATCCAATGGACTTTTATAACAGTATGTTGTGTGTTGG TGCTCTTGCAAAGAATTACAGACAATTTGTGGATTTTCTTTTTGCCATTGAGAACATTAACAAAGACCCAGTTCTATTACCCAACCTTACactggggtaccatatatacgactcctgtggggacccccggaaggctGTGAGGAGCGTGTTCcaaatattatctggtaccagggagccggttcccaattactcctgtgtgggaaagagaaacattgctggattTATCggggatctcacctcagagacaacGGTGCCCATAGCCCAGATTCTCAATGTGTATGGCTATGCACAG atcagttacggagctacagacccaTCGCTCAGCGACAGACACGCTTTCCCGTACTTTTTCAGGATGGTGCAAAGTGATCATAGTCATTATTTGGCTTTAAGCAAGTTACTGAAATATTTTAAATGGACGTGGATTGGAATTATTAGATTTAATGATAATAGTGGAGAAAAAGAACTTCAACTGCTGAGCAGCTATCTGTCGGTGGAAGGGATATGTGTTGAGTTCACTATAAAGATAAGCAATTATATTGAGAATATTGCTGTGTATAAAATGTATAGGGAGATCATCCAGAAATCCTCCACCAGTGTCATTATACTTTGTGGGACTCCTTCCGTCAATTTTGTTGGGACATTCATAAACATGACAGACGTGTTCCGTACAAAGACGTTGGTCATTTCTTCTACTGTAGCAGCTAATCACAATATCATAGATTATCATCTAGAACTATTCCACGGCAGTTTGGGATTTGTGCAACATGCAATATATTCTCTAGATAGTCCCCAAATGAGATCATTCATAGAAAGTCTCCATCCACTCAGAAACCCAGAAGACAAATTGCTGGAAGACATTTGGATGCAATACCATTTATGTTTGTCGGAAGatccaaataaaaatgatttgtacGAAAGAGTTTATGCATTTAAGCTTCACAACTGTACAAGACAAGACAATATTACAGATATTCTCAGTATCGACAGTAAATTGCATTTTCCCCCTGTACATTTTGCAGTTCATATTATGTCTGGGGCACTTCATAAAATGCAAAATACCTCTGAGAAGAGCAAAACTGGGCATTATTATAAGTACAAG CTGCATCACTATCTGAAAAACATtcaatacaaaacaataaagAATAAAACCAACATTTTTAACGAGAATGGAGAGTTAATCGGTGAATACTTGATATATAATTACATCATGGATCCGGGCGCACAAGTAATTGTGAATTATCTGGGATTGTTTAATCCCTGGGCATCGTCCAATCAGAAGCTAGAGATTGCATCCTCCAAAATACGCTGGAAAACCAACGACAGCAAG atCCCAAGAGCTCAGTGCTCAGATAACTGCCCCCCTGGATTCAGAAAGGCCCCAAATCCTGGAGCCCAGACCTGCTGCTATGACTGTGTCCCGTGTCCAACTGGAGACATTTCTACCACAACTG ACAGTGAAATATGTACCCGATgcccagacatggaatggcccaatgagaacaAGAATCAATGTATCATCAGAAACGAAGAGTTTCTCTCGTACAATAATTAtatgatttctgtatttttttcatcaatttcagtTCTGTTTTTTCTTACAACTCTACTAATACTAGGCGTCTTCATTACATTCCGgaactcccccatagtgagagccaacaaccggagcctgagcttcctcctccttgtctccatcaagctgagcttcctcagtgtgtttctgttcctcggtcgccctgtggatataacctgcatgctgcgcatcatcacttttggaatcaccttctccatagctgtctcttctctcctggccaagactatcatggtttgtgttgctttcaaagccaccaagccagggagctcatggagaaaatggctgggagtcaaactgtccaattctgtagtcttgttctgctcatccattcaaataatcatctgcatgacttggttggccatttctcctccctttcaggaactggacattcacacttcccctggaaccatcatcattcagtgcaatgagggctcagctattggcttttactcagttattgggtatatggggcttctggcagctgttagttttgttttagcatttttagctcggagcttaccggacagttttaatgaggccaagtacatcactttcagcatgctgctcttctgcagtgtttggatcacaatgatcccggcctatctgagcaccaaaggcaaaaacactgtgtgtgtggagatatttgccatactcacctcaagcgcggggcttttagcctctatatttctgcccaaatgttacattattttattgagacctgAAATGAACATGAAATCAGTTATGTTTGGGAATAAAACCAAAATATTATTCAAATAA